The uncultured Desulfatiglans sp. DNA window CAGCCGAGCCCACCAGGGCCTCGTAAACGTCCTGATCCATGCCGGGTGTCCGGCTCAGGATCCAGAGGTATTTGCGGGAAGGATGCCCGACCATGGCCCAGCGGTAATCCTCGTCCAATGCGATGATCCAGTAGTCGCCCTTGAACGGCCAGAAAAACTGGACCCGGAGTTTTGCGCCATTGGATCCGGGCACCACAAAGGCCTTGGCCGTACTCACCTTCAGGGGGGCGTCGCGGGACCCCTTCCGGCAGGAATTGATGACGGCGACATAGTCCTTCATCATCGAATATTCCGCCTTCACGCAATGGCAATCCCGCTGGAACCAAGCCGGGAGAGACGCAACGGCATACCACCGGCCCATGTATTGCGCCAGGTCCACGGAAGGAACCGGCTGATTCGCCTCCTTTGGTTCAGGCAGAGAGGCGCAGCCGGCCAGGATAAGAAAAAGGGCGAACATGCATTTCATAATGACTCCAGAATGGTGAGTTGCACACCCCTTCATGAGAATCTACAACTGCAAATCATTATCACTGGCCGGACCTCTGCACTCAGGACTTTTATCGGAGCGAAAGGGCAGACCTCTGGGCCTCATAAAGGGCGTCATTCCGCCTCACAAAACTTTTTCCACTGCTACGATGTCGTCATAGGTCCCGCCCGCACTGTCAATGAAGTTTTTCACTGCTTCAGCGTTTGGCGCTTCCCAATCACAAATGCCTACGCCTTCTTCATTCACCCACAGTCCGTTGAACTTGACCTCCGGATGTTCTTTCAAATATTTCTCCATTGCCCCGCCAACTTGCTGTTTGAACTCGTCTGTTACAGCAGATGGAGGAAATTTTCCCTTATTGTATCTTAATACGAGAACCTTTGCCATTTTCCAATACCTCCTTTGATAGAGCTATAATAGTACGTTGATGCAATTTTCAAATTCTAATTACATTAAAGAGAATCTTTTGTCAAGGCTTTCCGGCAATAGTGTCCATTCCTTTCTAAAGTCTATCCATTGACTTTTCTTCCGGAAATAACGCATCTATTCTCCTTAGTATAATTGATAAAAGTGAAAGAAAGACGCACCCAAACGTCAAACAGATCCAAAGAAATATCCATCAACCTGCCAGGCCTCAAAACAAGCTCGCCATTTTGGATTGGCTTTGCAAGCTCTGGATCGAGCGTTTATTC harbors:
- a CDS encoding conserved hypothetical protein (Evidence 4 : Unknown function but conserved in other organisms), with protein sequence MAKVLVLRYNKGKFPPSAVTDEFKQQVGGAMEKYLKEHPEVKFNGLWVNEEGVGICDWEAPNAEAVKNFIDSAGGTYDDIVAVEKVL
- a CDS encoding Lipocalin; the protein is MKCMFALFLILAGCASLPEPKEANQPVPSVDLAQYMGRWYAVASLPAWFQRDCHCVKAEYSMMKDYVAVINSCRKGSRDAPLKVSTAKAFVVPGSNGAKLRVQFFWPFKGDYWIIALDEDYRWAMVGHPSRKYLWILSRTPGMDQDVYEALVGSAEAKGYPVHRLERIPQECEPYDTTSVSRGSSDSPTGQ